GTCGCCCCGGCATTCGCGGACTCCCTTTCCAGGAACGATATAAGAATAGATTTTCAATTTTTCGTTGCGCGAAGTCCGCGCATAATTTGCAACCCTTTTCCCGCCGATCGCCATATACTCCGGAAATCGATTAGTTCATTTGGTTAGCCATCGGATGGTTAGCCTTCGGGCTGGCCGGCTGACGATCACCTGGAAACGCGCCAGCTCCGCCGGGGCCCTTTCGGGCAAAACGGTTCCGGAGAAGCCGGAACCGAAGCGGACATGGCCTTGCAAGCTGAGGGGAGACGGCTGCAATGGTGAGAGCCGGTAAGAGAGCCGCTGTCCTATCGCTGTCCCGGTTTTGCGGGCTGTTTTGCCTGGGCGCCTTGTTGGCCGCGCCGCAGCCGGCCGCGGGTCAGGATCTCGCCAACATGATCCAAGCGGCCAAACAGGCGGAGGCGGAGAACACCCTCTTCGGCACCGTAGAGATCCGCTCCGACTCGCTGAAAGGCCTGCAGCAGTGGCAAAGGGTGGTCGGCGCCATGCGCACCGCCGGTCCGGCCTTCAACAACTGCGCCAAGAGTGCCGGCGCCTGCACCACTTCGATGTTGAAACGCTGGCGCGAGATCGTCCTTGCCGCCAAGGCCCTGCCGCGGGGAGACCGCCTCCGGTCGGTGAACAGCTCCTTCAACCGCTGGCCCTACAAGCTGGACATGGAAGTCTACGGCGTCCGCGAATACTGGGCGACGCCGAAGGAGTTCATCATCCGCTCCGGCGACTGCGAGGACTACTCCATCGCGAAGTACTACGCCCTGAGAAACGTCGGCTTCAGCAAGGACGAACTGCGGATCGTCGCCCTGCGCGACACCATCCGCGGCTTCGGGCACGCCGTCATGGCCGCCTACGTCGGCGGCGACATCCTGATCCTGGACAACACCTCCCAACTCGTCCTTCCGCACAGTAAGTACGGCCACTACGTCCCTCAGGTCTCGATGAACGAGACCTCGCGCTGGGCCCATGTGCCCGGCAAGCAGAGGCAGCTCAAGGCCCCCTCCGGCTTCGCCCTCTCGGCCAGTACCCTGTTCCAGAAACGCCAGTAAGACCGGAGCCGGAGATGTGCAGCGCCAGCGCCCCAGCCGAAAGCGACTTCATCAGCACCGAAGTCGACCCCAACCAGTTCAAGCCAACCCGCTCGCGCGCGCTCAGCCGCGGCCTGACCGTGATCGGCATCATACTCGCGATCTGCGTCGTTGTGCCCATCGTGCTGATCCAACTGCGGCAGGGCGATCTGGAGAGCGAACTGCAGCGCCGCCTGGAAGTCCTTTCGGCCGGACGCGCCGAAGTGATCGAGACCTGGCTCTCCGGCAGCGTCCGCCCGGCCGGCCGGGTGCTGGACAGCGAGCTCTTCCGGCTCTTCGCCACGGAAATGGACTTTTCCGGCGGCGACATCTCCGGGCCGGGCGCGGGCGCCCCGGCGGGCGGCGACGCTTTCTCCGCCACGCTCTCCGAGCAGCTCCCTTACATGGAGCAGATTCTCACCGACTTCGCCGACAATGCGGGCTTCGCGGCCGGCTACGTGATCAACCGGGAAGGTATCTCCTACGTCTCCACCGCCGGCGCGCTGCTGATGAGCGGCCAACAGCAGCAGATCGCCCGCGGCATCTTCGACAGCGGCACCATCGCCTTCGGCCCCGCCCGGCGCGCGCCCGGCGGCGCTGTCATCGACTTCTTCGCCCCCATCTTCGCCGCCCAGTTCGAGTTGACCGGCGGCCAGTACCCGGAGGATCCCGGCGAGTTGCGGCAGCTTCTCGCCGAGCAGACCGTCGGCGTGCTGATGCTGACCATTCCGATCGACGAGATGCTGATCGAGGTGCTGGCGCCGCCGCCGCTCTCCGGAGCCGGCGAGCGCCTAGTGCTGCTGCAACGCTCGGACGGCGGCCTCTTCCTGGTGGACCCCAACACTCTTCCGCCGGTACGGCTGGTCGAGGGCATAGATATGCCGCCGGCCGACGCCCCCCTGCCCTTCGCCGAGCGCGGCGCCGTCGGCCGGGGCACCGCCGTCTATTCGGCGGGCAGTCCGGTCCGCGAGACCGCCTGGTGGGTTGTTCAGGAAATCGAGACCGCGGTCGCCGAAAACCAGATGCGCGGCTTCGTTCTCGCGGTACTGGCGGTCGCCGGCCTGGTGATGCTGGCGGTGATCGCCGCCTTCGGCGCCTTCTGGTGGCGCCTCAACAACGAGCACAGCTCCACCCTGGCCGACCAGTTCAAGCGCCTGGCCTCGCGCATCGAAGCCCAGCGCCGGTTTCTCGACAGCGTCAACAACTCCATCGCCGAGTACATCGGCGTGAAATCGAAGGAAGGCAGGTACCGCTACCTCAACCCGGCCTTCGCGCGGGCCGTCGACCGCAGCGTCGGCGACGCGGTGGGCCTGGACGACGCGGCCCTCTTCGGCCAGGGGACGGCGGAACGCCTGGCCAGATCCGATCGCCGCGTTCTGGAGCGGGAGGCCTCGGTGACCTTCAACACCGAGATCTACCTGCAGTCCCGCCTGCATCACTTGCAGGTCTCGAAGGTCCCCTACCACGACGACAGCGGCGAAACCGTCGGCATCGTCTCGGTCATGCGCGACGTGACCGAACTGGTCGAGGAACACCAGAAGCGCGAACGCGCCATGCAGCAGATGGTGTCCTCTCTGGTGCGCGCCGTCGAGCTGCGCGACCCTTATCTGGCCGGCCACTCGCGCCGCCTTGCCGGCTTCGCCCGCGCCGTCGCCGAGCTGTTGGAAGCCGGATCCGAGGTCGTGGCCACGGTCGAGATCGCGGCCAACCTCTCACAGATCGGCAAGCTGGCGGTGCCGGTGGAGATACTGACCAAACCGGGCCGCCTCAGCGATAGTGAGATCGAACAGCTGCAACGCCACATCCAGCACACCGCGTCCATACTGCGCGACATCGACTTCGAATTGCCGGTACTGGACGCCGTCACACAGATGCACGAGCGCCTGGACGGCGGCGGCTACCCGAACGGCCTGTCGGGCGAGCAGATCGGCCTGGCCGGGCGCATCCTGGGGGCCTGCGACGTTTTCTGCGCCCGCCTGGAGCCGCGGGTCTATCGTGGCGGCATCTCGCCGGAACGGGCGCTTCAGATCCTGGAACAGAACGACCGACGTTACGATGCGCGGGTTATCGCGGCCCTGCGCAGGGTCGCGGAGTCGATCGCCGGAGAGAAGCTGATCGCCGATCTCGCCGGCGACTAGGGAACCTGCGACTAGGGGGCCGGCGCTACTTCGTCGTTGCGGTGTAGACGCCGTCCCAGTCCGGCGGCGGCGGATTGGCCTGGAAGTCTTCGATGCGCCGGCGGTAGAGCTGCAGGAAGAACGGCAGGTCCAGGCGCTCCAGAGAGCGGCCCTCCAGTTCCTCGATCGCCCGCAGGGCAACCGCCCAGTAGCGCCCCCGGTAAGCCGTCAAGAGATCGCCGATGCCGGCGATGGTGCGCCGGACATCCTCGTCCTCGGCGAGTTCGGCGGGGCCGAGCAGGGCGAAGATGCGTTGCGGCTCCCGCTTGCCCTTCACCCGTATAATGTCGAGTTCCACGTAGGTCATGCGCGCGCCCACCTCCAAGGCAGCGGCCTGGCCGATGATGATCTGGGCGCCATAGGTCTTGCATTGGCCTTCGGCGCGCGAAGCCAGGTTCACGGTGTCGCCCATGACGGTGTAATCGAAGCGCTGTTCGGACCCCATGTTGCCGACGACGCAGGACCCGCTGTTGAGACCGATACCGACATCCAGGCGAATGGCCTGCCCGCCGGCCGTCTGGGCCTCCTGGGCCAGTTCGACGTTCAGGCGGTCGATCTCCCGGCGCATCGCCAAGGCCGCCCGGCAGGCGTTGCGGGCGTGCTCGTCGTCCGGGACGGGCGCGTTCCAGAATGCCATGACCGCGTCGCCCATGTACTTGTCGATGGTGCCCTGGTGGTCGAGTATCTGGGCCGACAGCGGCGTGAGCAGCCGGTTCATCAGGCGGCTCAGCCGCTGCGGCTGCTGCTGCATGCTCTCTGAAATCGAGGTGAAGTCGCGCACGTCGCTGAACAGCACGGTCATGTCCCGGCGCACGCCGCCCAGCACCAGAAGATCCGGATCTTTCACCACTTGGTCGACCAGGGCCGGGGAGATGTATTGGCGAAAGGCGCTGCGGACCTGCGCGCGCAGATGCTCTTCGCGCAGGTAGTTGATGAAGACGAGAAGGGCGAATACGGCCAAGGCGCCCAGGGTCGGGTAGGCCACGTCGATCAGCACGCCCTCAGTGGTATAGAGCAGCCAGGAGGCGGTCAGCAACGCCGCCGCCACCACCGCGCCCAGCAGCATGGTCAGCAACGCGCCCAATACAGGCACCAGAGCGATGAACGACAGGGCCACGAGGGCGAAGACCACCAACTCCGCCCCCAAGGCGTAGTTCGGGCGCAGCAGCAACTGGTTTCCGAGAATCATCTCCAGGACCTGAGCGTGCACCTCGACGCCGGGGATATCTTCCTGCAGCGGCGTCGCCTTGATGTCGAGCAGGCCCGCGGCCGAAGTGCCGATCAGCACCAGCTTGCCGGCCAGGCGCTCCGGCGCGACGCTGCCGGCCAGGATGTCCTTGGCCGAGACGTAGAGATGAGGGCGCGTCTCGGCGTAGTGCACCCACAGCCGGCCGTTGCGGTCGGTCGGCACCTCGACCCCGGCCACGACGAAGGAGCGGACGCCCGCGTCGTCGGTCTTGATGGCGAAAGCGTTGCCGCCGGTGGCGATGCGCAGCAGTTCGACCGAGAGTCCCGGCAGGATACGGTCTTCGGCGACGACGAAGGCCGGCACCCGGCGCACGATACCGTCGCGCTCCGGCACCAGGCTGAAAACCGCGCGGCTGGAGGCCGCCGCGTCCACCACCGGCGTATTGCGCACCAGACCGCGGAAGTGAAAAAGGTAGGGCTTCGGATCCTTGCCCAGAACCGCCAGGGGAACCTTCGGCAAGGAAGCCGCGTCATCACCGTCCCGGCGCCGGTGATAGGCGGCCTGGCCCAGCACCAGGCGCGAATTGCGGATGGCGCGGGCGAAAACCTCGTCGTTGGCGGGAAGGCTGCGCAGCGCTTCCTTGACCTCGGGCGCCACGCCGGTCAGGGAGTCCGCATAGGCCGCAGGCGAGGAGCGGTCGGGCTCGGCGAAAACCATGTCGAAAGCCGTCGCGACCACGCCGGCCTCACGCAGCCGGTCGATCAGCCGCGCGACGGTGGTGCGCGGCCAGGGCCATTGGCCGACCTCCGCCAGGCTCTCCTCGTCGACGTCGACGATGATGACGGGCTCCATTGCCGGCTGGCGGGGCTCGACCAGCTGGTAGAGGTCGAAGGTCTTGAGCCGCAGGGTCTCCAGGGGGGCAGGATCCCAAACCCGCAACGCCAGCAGCGGTATGAAGAGGCAGAGGCCGAGCAGCCGGCTGATGCCGAACCTCTGAGCCAGCCGCAGCAGGGACGATTGCTTCAGCAAGCGCCGCAGCAAGGCGGCCTTGCCGCTGTCCTTCCGGCGGTCCCCCGCCCCGATCGATGACACCTCCTCGCTCACTTCCACCCCGTCTCCTGGCTGCCCGTCTCCTGGCTGCCCGTCCCCCGGCTACCCATCACGGGCGCCGCGTCAGGGCGTCCGGCGCCCGGACCGATGCAGCCATGAACTCCTACAGGACCATCAACCGCCGTTGACCAGGCTGTTGGCCGTGACATCGGCGATGCTGGAGAGCGCACTGTCCACATCGTGGATCAACACCACCGTGCCGCTCTCCAGGACCAGCTCATCGATACCGGCGCCGCCGCCGTTGTCGGTGAAGCTCGCGACGGCGTCTTCAATATCGATCCCCAACGGTCCGTCGACATCGCTGACGTCGGTGAAGGACAGGAGATCGCCTTCGTTGACGGAGAAGTCGAGAATCTCGTCGCTCCCTTCGTTGGCGGCGAGGCTGAAGAGGTAGGCGTCGGCCCCGTCGCCGCCGACGAGCAGATCGTCGCCTTCCTGGCCGGCGATGGTGTCGTCGCCACCCTGGCCCATGACGCTGTCGTTCCCCGAACCGCTTTCGATCCAGTCGGACTCGCCAAGGCCGCCCAGCGCCGCGCGCAGGGCCGGTCCCTCAACATCGTTGAAGACCAGCACCGCAAGGTCGAAGAGGCTGCCTTCGTATTCGGCCTCGACCAGCAGCGTGTCGCCGAAGACCAGGTTGCCGCCGCCGCCACCCAGGATGACGTCTTCGCCGAAGGAGCCGCCGGCCTCGGCGACCTCGTCGCCGATCAGCAGATCGCCCGCGGCGCTGGCCAGCACCACCGCGCCCGGCAGGTGTTCCTGCCCGCTGATCAGGATATCGTCGCCGGAGCCGCCGATCAGCAGGTCGGCGCCGTCCACGTCCACCAGGAAATCGGCGCCGCCGCCGCCGTCCAGGCTGTCGTCGCCCTGGTCGCCGAAGAGGAAGTCGTTGTGGTCGCCGCCCTGCAGCAGGTTGGCGGCGGTGTTGCCGAAGAGGAAATCCTGGCCGCGGCCGCCCTGCAGGCTGTCGCCGTCGACGTCCGCGTAGAGCACCGTCTGGCCGGCGTCCTCCTCGTTGGTCCCGGCGCCCTGGGCCGGGTTCAGGTCGTCCGAGGAGTCCTGCGGGTTGAAATCGTCGATCGCCGCCAGATCGTCATTGTTGAGGGCGGTGTCGAAGGACGTGGGCTCGTTGCTGGTGGTCCAGTCCGCCGAGGTGTTGGTGTCGGCGGTGAAAGCGTCCCCCGGACTATCGCCGGCGGTTTCCTCGTCGGCGAAGACACGGGCGAAGACATGGGTGCCCTCGTCGTCCACGGCGGGGGCGTCGTCGAGCACGATGTCGGAACGGTCCAGCGCGGCCAGCAGGGCATCCTGGTCGCCCACCAGGCCGGAATAGGTCTCCAGGTCGATCAAGGCGCCCAGCAGGGCCGCGGCGTTGGCGGTGGCGCTGCCGGAACCCACCCAGTTGCCGCCGGTGCCGCCGAAGAGTTCGCCGTCGGCGCCGTTGGCCAGGAACATGTCGACCGAACCGCTGTCCTGCACCAGATAGACGCCGAGCATGTCCGAGGTGTCCTCGCCGAAGCCCCAGACCGATCCCGGCTCGGTGTATTCGCCGGGGACCTCGTAGGTGCCGGTCTGCTGGATCTCGCCGCCCGGCGTGGAGGTCGCCCAGGTGCCGTCCTCGAAGATGGTCAGAAAGCCCAGCGGCGGGATGTTGATGCTGCCGCCCGTCGCCGTGGAGAGGTCGATGGTCACCAGGTGGCCGTCCGCGCCGATGATCTGAATCATCAGCGACTTGACCTCCGACGTGCTGACGGCATGGTCGACGATGTTGCGGATCTCGATGTAGTTCTGGCCGGTGTTGACCGTTTCGATGATGTCGCCGTGCTTTTCGACCGAGGTGCCCACGCCCAGGCCGATCTCGTTGATGCCGACCGCGCCGGCCAGGAAGACCTCGGCCTGTACCTCGAAGGAGAAGGTCTCGGTGACGGCGTTGTCGCCGTCGTCCGCCTCGACGCCGGAGTCGCCGTTGCTGCCGTCGCCGCCCGGGGCCGGCGAGCCGCTCTCGAGGGCCGCTTCCTCGGTTGTCACCGCGACCTCGACGGTGAGGGTGCCGGTGTAGTCGTCCGCGGGATCGAGCTGCAGCGAGGCCACCAGGTCCTGGAGCTCCGCCTCGGTGCCGGTGAAGGTCCAGACCAGGCTGCCGTTGACGTGCGTGACGTCTCCGCCGAAGCCGGTGTCGTAGACCAGGTCCGCGTCGTCGTCGCTGGCGATCGCCGGGCTGCCGCTCAGGGTCACCTGAATTGTCGTCACCGCCTCCGAGCCGTCGTCGTCGAAGCCGCCGGCGTTGAAGAGATCGCCGTCGGGATTGTCCGGATTGCCGTCCTGCAAGCCCAGCAGCAGCGCCAGGTCGACCAGCGAGCCGTTGGTGGAGACGCCGTAGCCGCCGGTGGTGACCAGCGCGCCGCCGTCGGCCACAGCGTCGACCGGCACGTCGAAGTCGTCGTCGTTGACCGCGCTGTCCGAGCCGTCCACCGCCGTCGCCTCGACGGTAAAGCTGCCGTCGACGTCGCTGTCCTCAGGCGGGGTCGCCTGGATCAGGGCAGAGAAGTTCGTCACCCCGCCGACCAGCGTCAGGGTCAGGGTGGTGGTGCCGTCACCCTCGACCGCGGCGATCTGGCCACCGGCCGAGGCACTCAGCACCCAGCCCTCGGGCGCGGTGACGACGACCTGGCTCAGCGTGTCGCCAGGGGTCGTCACGTCAGCGGTGATCTGCACGTCGCCGGTGGTGTCTTCCTTCAGGCTGCCGTCGTCGCCGGGCACGGCGAGCGCCACTGTGGGGGCCCCCGCTGCACCGGTGTTGGCATCGGCAGAGGCCTCCGATGTCGCCTCGTTGTTGCCGGCCTCGCAGTCCTCGTCGACCGGCTCCTCCAGCGCCGTGGCGGTCGCCGAGAAGGGGTAGACCTCGCCGTCCGCAACGCCGTCGGAGGCGGTGACTTCGAAGGTGTAGTCGGTGAAGCCCGAGACGCCGTCGCTCACCAGGAACTCCACGTCGCCGTCGCCGTTCACCGAGACGGTGACGCCGGCCAGGGCCGGCAGCGGCTCGACCACCGTGAAGCCATCGGGGATGTCCACCACCACCGTGTGAAGCTCGGAGCCGTCGATGTAGTCGCCGAAGCTCGCCGAGACCGAGACCGTGCCGGTTTCGCCAGGCGAGAACTCGCCGTCCGGATCACCGCTGTCGTTCACGTTGACCGAGACGGACAACCCCGCGCCCTCGCCGTCGGCCACCGCGTCGACGTCGACGTCGGCGCTGACCGGCGCGGACATCGCTGTGTCGCCACTGTTGGGATCGGTCGTGGTCGCAGTGAAGGAGATATCGCCGCCCATCACCGTGACCACATCCAGGTCGCTGTCCGGCGGCGGCATCAGGGTCACCGTCAGCACGACCGTCGTCGGCTGGCCCGAGGTCGTGTAGACGCCCGTGGCCGGATCGAAGATGCCGCCGTCGTCTCCCACGACGGTGGTGAACCAGCCCTCACCGGCCCCCGGCAGGTTGCCGACCAGAACCTCGCTGACATAGTCGTCACCCGGCGCCGTCACCGTGACAGTGAAGTCGCCCTGGCCGTCTTCGGCGATGCAGAGCGCCTCGCCGCCCAGGCTCACCGACACCGCCGGCGCCCCGGCCGGGTCCAGCGTCACGCTGTCGCTGGCCTGGTCGTCTTGGGTGTTGTTGGCCGTCGTCTGCTCGACGTCGCCGGCCTCCGGGTCGGTGTTGGTATTCTGCTCGACCGCAGTCGCCTCGGCCTGCCAGGTCACTTCCTGCTCGCCCGGCAGCGGGTCGTCGGCCAACACCTGCAGCACCGCCTGGAAGTTCGGGTCCGTCGTGGTCCAGGAAACCTCGTCACCGACCTGCGTTCCGCCGTCGGTATCGGTCACCGTGAAGCCCAGAGGTACCGTCACCGTCACCGTGTGCAGTTCCGAACCGTCGGCGGAATCTCCGAAGGCCGCATCCACCGTCACCGTACCGGCTTCGCCCGGCGCGAAGGATTCATCTCCGCTGGCGCTCACCGCATCCACCGTCACATCGACGGGATCGGCGACCGCATCGACGTAGACCGTGCCGGTGGCGCTGGCCGAGCCGGTCGCCGCCGGCGTCGTAGTGTCTTTGGCGGTCACCGTGATCTCGATGTCCGCCAGATCCAGGTCGCTGTCGGCAACCGGCGCGTCCAACGTGAAGGAGCTGGAGAAGTCCTGCACGTCCTGGGCATCGGCAAAGGTGATGATGATGGTGGTCACGCCGCCGGGCGTCGCCACCACCGCGCTGCCGAGCAGCGGCGGCCCCGCGAGGTCCGCGTTGATCTGCGCGATGTCGACGTCGCCCGGCGCGATCCCCGGCAGGGCGATCTCGACCGAGGCCAGCTCGTCCGTCGGATTCCCGGCCGCCGCCGAGAAACCGATGAGATTGTCTTCGGAGTCTTCCAGGATGGTGGCGATCCCCGCCTGCGCAGCCAGCAGGACCACGCCGTCCGGAACCCCGAAGGCCGCCGTAGGCGCCACTTCACCGGCGGTGACCATGACGGAGAAATCGGTATCCAGGGTCAGACTGTTGTCGCCGGTCTGTGCCTCCCCCCCGCTGGGCGAGAACTCCGCGGTCGTCACGTAGATCGTGCCGGTCACCTCGCCGTCGAGACCGGCCGGCACTTCGACCTGTAGCGATGCCACGGCGTCCGCGTAGTCCGCCGGATCGGCGACACGCAGCGTGAAGCTGCCGCCGCCGTTGTTGACGATCGAGGCTCCGGCCGGCGCCCCGGCCCCGAGCGCCAGAATACCCGCCGAGAGAACCACCGTGACGTTGGTGATCGCCTCCGATCCGTCGCCGTCCGGGCCCGAGGCGTCGAAGCCCGTGTCGATGATGCTGAGCGACAGATCGAGGGGAATTTCCTGCGCCGTGGCGGCTTCATCCACGGTCGCCGAGGAGCCCTGGCTGGCGATCGCCGCCTCGTCCAAGACCGCGTCCAGGACCAGGGTTCCCGAGACGCTGGAGCTGCCCATCTTAGTCGGATCCAGCAGGTCCTGGGCCGTCGCCGTGATCTTGATGCCCGGCAAGTCCGCGTCGCTGCCCGCCTCCGGCGCATCGAGCGTGAAGGAACTGGCGAAGACCTGGACGTCCTGGGTGATGTCGAAAGTAATGACGATGCGCGTGATGCCGCCGTCCGTCGTCACCTCGACGGTGCCCAGCGGCGGGTCGCCGTCCAGGTCGGCAATGATGCTGGATATGTCGAGGTCTTCCGGCGCGAAGCCCGGCAGCTCCAGGACGATGGACGTCAGCTCGTTCTCGATGTTGCCTGCGGTCGCCGCGAAGATCGCCAGGTTGTCGACCGAGTCCTCCTTGATCGCGGCGATGAGCCCCGCCCCGCCGGTGGCGGCGCCCGGCAGGCCGAAGGCGGCGCTGGGCGCCACGGGACTTTCCGGCGTGAAGAAAACGACGAACTGCGGAAAGTCCGGAAACTCGAGCGTCGGCGCGGCCACTTCGCCGATCACGCCCTGCGGCGTGAGGCCGAGGAAACCGAAGGCCTGGCCCAGCCAGGGCGGCAGGCGGAACTCGGCGCCGCCGCCCAGCGCCTGAGGGCCGACCGCAGTCTCGATCGGCACCTGTTCCAGCAGCGCCTCCAGGATGTCCTGGGGCAGTTCCTCGGGGAGGTTGCCTTCCTGATCGTTGGGATTGGGTTGGGTCGGCGGTGTGGGCGGCGAGTCGTCGTCGTTGCGGTCGAGCTGGCGCTGGATGCCGATGGCATTGCCCAGGTCGCGGCCGAAAACGTTGTTGATGACTTGGCTGCTGGCCACCGCCGGCGAACCGGGCAAGGCGTTGGAGCTGGCCACCTGCAGGAAATGGTTGGCCTGGGTGAACTGGGCGATGCCGCCGCCGTTGCTGAAGATGAAACTACCGGTCTCGCCGGTGTCCGGATTGACCAGGTTGACGATCCGGGTGTTGCCGCCCAGGGTCGCGATCTGCACGCCGACGGTGGTGCCGCGGATGCCGATTGTGCCGACCGGCGTTTCCACGTCCATACCGCCGCTGGGCGCGACCTGGCCGGTGACGAAGACGAAGGTCCCCTGGATCAGGGACACCCCCATGGAGTTGTCGCTGCCCGCCGGATTGTAGATCAGTTCGTCGATGACCATCCGTGCGTTGGATGACAGGGAGAACACCGTGTCGTCCACGAAGACGATGCCCAGTTCCGAGCCGACGCCGGTGGAAACGATGTCGCCCTGGAAAATCGGGTCGCCTTCCTGCAGGTCGGCGCGCGAGCCGTCGCTGTGCTGCACCCGGGCAACGCCGCCCAGATCGCTGACCTCGCCGATGGGCGCGCCGAGTTCCACCGCGGCGCCGGCCTGGGCGAAGGCAACGGGGAACTCCGGACCGGCAAGCGCTTCGACCGTCGCATAGTGCAGCTGTGCGCCGTCGGCGGTTTCCAGCAGCGGCGGCTGCACCTGGGCGAAGTAGTCCTGCAACAGCAGTTCCCCGCCGTCCGGCCCGCGCAGCAGGAGATCGTCGTCCAAGCGGACGAAATCGGCGGAAAAGAGGAAGTCCGCATCGACCTGGACCGCTGCCTGGTCCGAGATATCGATGACGTGATGGTTTTCGGAGGCAAAATCGCCGACGGCCGTGGTCTCGCTGACCATTTCACCCCACTCCCTGTGTGGACATGACCCGAGGTCGGCCGTTTGTGCGTTGAGCAAAAACCCGGATAAAAAAACCAAGCAAACACTAACGAAAATCCGGATATCTATCGGCCACCCTGGAAAAAAGCTAACAGCATCCGGAGGCAACTGAGAACAAAAAAGAGAATATTTTGTGGCAAAATAGTGTAGTTAGTGTTGATTTTTACTTACTATCTCCAATAGCAGCTCACCTTTTTAAATAATACTCATTGAGTATATATAGTTTATTAACAAATATTACTATCATTAACCATAGAATTTCCTACAACCTCTCGACGCACCTATGTAAAGATTGCAAATACGGCAGATGACTCTCTTGAGATTTTGCCTGTCGATCACCTTGAGATCACAGTATTTATGAAAATCATCCCATTCCTTCATGACTAAATGAC
The sequence above is drawn from the Pelagibius sp. CAU 1746 genome and encodes:
- a CDS encoding FecR domain-containing protein, which codes for MVSETTAVGDFASENHHVIDISDQAAVQVDADFLFSADFVRLDDDLLLRGPDGGELLLQDYFAQVQPPLLETADGAQLHYATVEALAGPEFPVAFAQAGAAVELGAPIGEVSDLGGVARVQHSDGSRADLQEGDPIFQGDIVSTGVGSELGIVFVDDTVFSLSSNARMVIDELIYNPAGSDNSMGVSLIQGTFVFVTGQVAPSGGMDVETPVGTIGIRGTTVGVQIATLGGNTRIVNLVNPDTGETGSFIFSNGGGIAQFTQANHFLQVASSNALPGSPAVASSQVINNVFGRDLGNAIGIQRQLDRNDDDSPPTPPTQPNPNDQEGNLPEELPQDILEALLEQVPIETAVGPQALGGGAEFRLPPWLGQAFGFLGLTPQGVIGEVAAPTLEFPDFPQFVVFFTPESPVAPSAAFGLPGAATGGAGLIAAIKEDSVDNLAIFAATAGNIENELTSIVLELPGFAPEDLDISSIIADLDGDPPLGTVEVTTDGGITRIVITFDITQDVQVFASSFTLDAPEAGSDADLPGIKITATAQDLLDPTKMGSSSVSGTLVLDAVLDEAAIASQGSSATVDEAATAQEIPLDLSLSIIDTGFDASGPDGDGSEAITNVTVVLSAGILALGAGAPAGASIVNNGGGSFTLRVADPADYADAVASLQVEVPAGLDGEVTGTIYVTTAEFSPSGGEAQTGDNSLTLDTDFSVMVTAGEVAPTAAFGVPDGVVLLAAQAGIATILEDSEDNLIGFSAAAGNPTDELASVEIALPGIAPGDVDIAQINADLAGPPLLGSAVVATPGGVTTIIITFADAQDVQDFSSSFTLDAPVADSDLDLADIEITVTAKDTTTPAATGSASATGTVYVDAVADPVDVTVDAVSASGDESFAPGEAGTVTVDAAFGDSADGSELHTVTVTVPLGFTVTDTDGGTQVGDEVSWTTTDPNFQAVLQVLADDPLPGEQEVTWQAEATAVEQNTNTDPEAGDVEQTTANNTQDDQASDSVTLDPAGAPAVSVSLGGEALCIAEDGQGDFTVTVTAPGDDYVSEVLVGNLPGAGEGWFTTVVGDDGGIFDPATGVYTTSGQPTTVVLTVTLMPPPDSDLDVVTVMGGDISFTATTTDPNSGDTAMSAPVSADVDVDAVADGEGAGLSVSVNVNDSGDPDGEFSPGETGTVSVSASFGDYIDGSELHTVVVDIPDGFTVVEPLPALAGVTVSVNGDGDVEFLVSDGVSGFTDYTFEVTASDGVADGEVYPFSATATALEEPVDEDCEAGNNEATSEASADANTGAAGAPTVALAVPGDDGSLKEDTTGDVQITADVTTPGDTLSQVVVTAPEGWVLSASAGGQIAAVEGDGTTTLTLTLVGGVTNFSALIQATPPEDSDVDGSFTVEATAVDGSDSAVNDDDFDVPVDAVADGGALVTTGGYGVSTNGSLVDLALLLGLQDGNPDNPDGDLFNAGGFDDDGSEAVTTIQVTLSGSPAIASDDDADLVYDTGFGGDVTHVNGSLVWTFTGTEAELQDLVASLQLDPADDYTGTLTVEVAVTTEEAALESGSPAPGGDGSNGDSGVEADDGDNAVTETFSFEVQAEVFLAGAVGINEIGLGVGTSVEKHGDIIETVNTGQNYIEIRNIVDHAVSTSEVKSLMIQIIGADGHLVTIDLSTATGGSINIPPLGFLTIFEDGTWATSTPGGEIQQTGTYEVPGEYTEPGSVWGFGEDTSDMLGVYLVQDSGSVDMFLANGADGELFGGTGGNWVGSGSATANAAALLGALIDLETYSGLVGDQDALLAALDRSDIVLDDAPAVDDEGTHVFARVFADEETAGDSPGDAFTADTNTSADWTTSNEPTSFDTALNNDDLAAIDDFNPQDSSDDLNPAQGAGTNEEDAGQTVLYADVDGDSLQGGRGQDFLFGNTAANLLQGGDHNDFLFGDQGDDSLDGGGGADFLVDVDGADLLIGGSGDDILISGQEHLPGAVVLASAAGDLLIGDEVAEAGGSFGEDVILGGGGGNLVFGDTLLVEAEYEGSLFDLAVLVFNDVEGPALRAALGGLGESDWIESGSGNDSVMGQGGDDTIAGQEGDDLLVGGDGADAYLFSLAANEGSDEILDFSVNEGDLLSFTDVSDVDGPLGIDIEDAVASFTDNGGGAGIDELVLESGTVVLIHDVDSALSSIADVTANSLVNGG